In Erigeron canadensis isolate Cc75 chromosome 6, C_canadensis_v1, whole genome shotgun sequence, the following are encoded in one genomic region:
- the LOC122604288 gene encoding secreted RxLR effector protein 161-like, protein MQEGLNLSTKNGASTPEEVERMKRIPHASAVGSIMYAVRCTRPDITFMQNIVSHYQQNPREDHWTAVKNIFKYMRAAKDLFLVYGGNPDTELKVTRYSDVGFHTDRDDTKSQSGYVFVLNGGAVDWKSKKQTTVAMPATEFEYISTSECRYGICLDQEVYFWA, encoded by the coding sequence atgcaagaaggacttaatttgtCTAccaagaatggtgcttctacgCCTGAAGAGGTGGAACGCATGAAAAGGATTCCTCATGCTTCGGCtgtaggatctattatgtatgcggtaagatgcactagacctgacattACGTTTATGCAAAATATTgttagccactatcagcaaaatcctagAGAGGATCACTGGACTGCTGTAAAGAATATTTTTAAGTACATGCGTGCTGCTAAAGAtttatttttggtgtatggtGGAAATCCCGACACAGAGCTCAAAGTGACTAGATACtctgatgttggatttcatacTGATAGAGATGACACAAAAtctcagtcgggatacgtcttcgtTTTAAATGGAGGCGCGGTGgattggaagagcaagaagcaaaccacagttgctatgCCTGCTACAGAGTTTGAGTACATTTCCACTTCAGAATGCCGCTATGGAATCTGTCTTGATCAGGAAGTTTATTTCTGGGCTTGA